The Winogradskyella schleiferi genome contains the following window.
AGAACTTATAAGTGCCATAGAAATCACCAATAAAACCAATGCAAAAATCGAAGCATTGGTACATTATTTTCAGGTAGCTCCAGCCAAAGATAAATTATGGTTGATTGCCCTTTTCACGGGAAAACGACCTTCAAGACCTGTCAAAACCACCTTGATGAAACAATGGTGTATGGAAATCACCCAATTGCCAGAATGGCTGTTTCTTGAGAGTTATAGTACGGTTGGTGATTTGGGAGAGACTATTGCTTTGCTTTTGCCAGAACCTGCAAATAATATAGAACTGACATTAAGTGAGTGGACGACACAGCTTAAATCCTTAAAACCTAAATCTGACGATGAGAAAAAAAAATATGTTCTTAATGCTTGGAATGGTTTAAAACAGCAAGAACGCTTAATTTTTAACAAGTTAATTGGTGGCAGTTTTAGAATTGGCGTGTCAAAAAAGACCTTAGTCAATGCCTTGGCAAAACTTACCAATATAGATGCCAATCAACTAATGCACAGTATTATAGGTAAATGGGATATCGATACCATTTCGTTTGAAGATTTAATTAATGGCTCCCATATTAATTATGATAATTCCAAACCTTATCCATTTTGCTTGGCTTATGCCTTGGAAAAGGAACTTCCTGATTTAGGCGAACCAGAAGATTGGATGGTGGAGCAAAAATGGGATGGCATTAGAGGGCAAATTGTAAAGCGTAATAATGAAATCTATATATGGTCGCGTGGAGAAGAGTTGGTGACTGAACAGTTTCCTGAATTGGTGGAGACAATTTCTAAATTCAAACACGATTTTGTTATCGATGGAGAAATCCTCGCCATGAAAGATAATTCAGTTTTACTATTTAACGATTTGCAAAAGCGACTGAATCGTAAAAACGTGACTAAAAAATTACTTCAAGACGTGCCTGTCGGTTTTTATATTTACGATATTTTAGAATTTAATGAGGACGATATAAGGGAAAAACCAATGATAGAACGACGTTCAGTTTTAGAACAACTTTTTAATTCCATTGAGCCTCAACATAATTTAAAACTATCCTTTCTAGTCGATTTTACGACTTGGAAAGACTTATATCCTATACGTGAAAATTCCAGAGCCATTAATAGTGAAGGCTTGATGTTGAAGCAAAAAGCATCACCATATCATACAGGTCGAAAAAAAGGCGATTGGTGGAAATGGAAAGTAGACCCATTAACTATAGATGCTGTGATGATTTATGCACAAAAGGGTAGTGGTCGTCGTAGTTCAAAATATACTGATTATACGTTTGCCGTTAAGAAGGAAGATAAATTAGTTACGGTTGCAAAAGCTTATTCTGGTTTAACCGATAAAGAGATTACCGAAATATCGCGATGGGTTAATAAAAATGCGATTGAAAAATTCGGGCCAGTACGAACAGTCAAACCAGAGTTAGTTTTTGAAATTGCTTTTGAAGGTATTGCGTTTAGTAATAGACATAAATCTGGCGTGGCTTTGCGATTTCCCAGAATTGCACGTTGGCGAAAAGATAAGCCTGTTGAAGATATAGATACTATTGAAACCGTTAAACAATTGATAACTGCACCTTGAGCAAATTTAAAGACAGTACTGGGTTGCAAATTGTCCACAATTGGATGGCTGAAAAAGGACAAAAACCGTTTCCGTTTCAAAGTCAGACATGGCAACGTTATGGCAGTGGGTATAGTGGAATGGTCGTTGCTCCAACGGGTTTTGGAAAAACCTTTTCCGTGTTTTTAGCCGTAGTCATAGATTATCTAAATCATCCCGAAAATTATCCCAAAGGATTAAAATTATTATGGATAAGTCCATTACGCTCATTAGCTAAGGATTTGGCAAAAGCCATGACGGAAGCCGCTGAGGATATTGGTTTGGATTGGTCTGTACAAGTGCGAAATGGAGATACACCAACTAGTATAAGACGAAAACAAGAACGGTTAATGCCAGACGTTTTGCTAACGACACCAGAAACTATGCATCTCATGTTTTCCCAGAAGAAAAACAAACGCTTTTTTAAAGGTGTAAAATGTGTAGCTATAGATGAATGGCATGAGTTATTGGGAAATAAAAGGGGCATTCTCACGGAATTAGCCATTTCGCAATTAAGACATTACTCGCCACAACTTCAAATTTGGGGCGTCACGGCAACCATTGGAAATTTAGAAGAGGCCAAACACGTGTTGTTACCTTATGCTGGTTTAAAAGTTACTCAGATCACCGCTAAAGAGAAAAAGAAAATTGACATTGTTTCCGTACTTCCAGATGAAATTGAAGTGTTGCCTTGGGCTGGACATTTAGGAGGAAAGATGGTCGATAAAATTTTGCCCATTATTGATGCTAATACCACCACATTGATTTTTACGAATACCAGAGGTCAGTCTGAATTATGGTACCAATTACTATTAAATGCCAATCCAGAATTAGCAGGAGTTATGGCCATTCATCATGGTTCCATAGATAAAAAATTAAGAAATTGGATAGAAGATAGTATTTCCAACGGCTATTTAAAAGCGGTAGTTTGTACTTCTTCTTTAGATTTAGGCGTCGATTTCAAGCCAGTCGATTGTGTGATACAAATTGGTTCAGCCAAAGGAATAGCGCGCTTTATGCAACGTGCTGGTCGCAGTGGCCATTCGCCTTATGAGCGTTCAAAAATATATTTTGTGCCTACACATTCGTTGGAACTGGTTGAAGTTTCAGCTTTAAAATCGGCCATAAAGGAACAGGTGATTGAGTCGCGTGAACCCATGGTATTGACATTTGATGTGTTGATTCAATTTATGGTCACATTAGCCGTTGGTCAAGGTTTCGATTCTGAAAAATTATTCAATCGAATAAAGCAAGTTCATGCGTTTCATTATATCACTGAAGACGATTGGCAATGGTGTTTACATTTTATTACCAAAGGCGGTAAAACGCTACATTCATATGAGGAATTTCATAAAGTTGTACAAGATGAAATTGGGGTTTACAAGGTGAAAAGCAGAAGAATAAGTATGTTGCATCGCATGAACATTGGAGCCATTGTAAGTGAAGCTTCCATGATGGTCAAATATTTTTCTGGTGGTTATATTGGCATGATTGAAGAATTCTTTATCTCTAAGCTAAAACCTGGTGACAGTTTTATATTAGCTGGACGTATTTTAGAATTGGTAAAAATCAAAGATATGACCGCACTTGTGAGACGAAGCAAAGCAAAGAAAGCAGTCTCGCCAAGTTGGCTGGGCGGTCGTTTGCCTTTGACTTCACATTTAAGTCATTTTTTAAGATTAAAATTATCAGATGCTTTAGATCCTGGACGATTGGAAAAGGAATTAAGGTTTTTAAACCCATTGATAATCCGACAAAAAGACCATTCGCACATCCCAAAAGCTGACGAGTTTTTAATAGAAATGATAGAAACTAAAGACGGACATCATTTATTTATGTATCCTTTTGAA
Protein-coding sequences here:
- a CDS encoding ligase-associated DNA damage response DEXH box helicase translates to MAEKGQKPFPFQSQTWQRYGSGYSGMVVAPTGFGKTFSVFLAVVIDYLNHPENYPKGLKLLWISPLRSLAKDLAKAMTEAAEDIGLDWSVQVRNGDTPTSIRRKQERLMPDVLLTTPETMHLMFSQKKNKRFFKGVKCVAIDEWHELLGNKRGILTELAISQLRHYSPQLQIWGVTATIGNLEEAKHVLLPYAGLKVTQITAKEKKKIDIVSVLPDEIEVLPWAGHLGGKMVDKILPIIDANTTTLIFTNTRGQSELWYQLLLNANPELAGVMAIHHGSIDKKLRNWIEDSISNGYLKAVVCTSSLDLGVDFKPVDCVIQIGSAKGIARFMQRAGRSGHSPYERSKIYFVPTHSLELVEVSALKSAIKEQVIESREPMVLTFDVLIQFMVTLAVGQGFDSEKLFNRIKQVHAFHYITEDDWQWCLHFITKGGKTLHSYEEFHKVVQDEIGVYKVKSRRISMLHRMNIGAIVSEASMMVKYFSGGYIGMIEEFFISKLKPGDSFILAGRILELVKIKDMTALVRRSKAKKAVSPSWLGGRLPLTSHLSHFLRLKLSDALDPGRLEKELRFLNPLIIRQKDHSHIPKADEFLIEMIETKDGHHLFMYPFEGRLVHEVFSSLMAYRISKLKPLTFTIAMNDYGFELLSDQALPINEDNISALLSKENLMDDVIASINASEMASRKFRDIAVIAGLVVQSQPGTRKNNKSLQSSSGLIFRVLEDYEPDNLLLRQAYTEVFNQQLEEVRLQAAFDRISKSKIIIKRAKSFTPLSFPLKVDSLRGTMTNENLDKRIQRIKSQAFKID
- a CDS encoding ATP-dependent DNA ligase, with product MKQFSELISAIEITNKTNAKIEALVHYFQVAPAKDKLWLIALFTGKRPSRPVKTTLMKQWCMEITQLPEWLFLESYSTVGDLGETIALLLPEPANNIELTLSEWTTQLKSLKPKSDDEKKKYVLNAWNGLKQQERLIFNKLIGGSFRIGVSKKTLVNALAKLTNIDANQLMHSIIGKWDIDTISFEDLINGSHINYDNSKPYPFCLAYALEKELPDLGEPEDWMVEQKWDGIRGQIVKRNNEIYIWSRGEELVTEQFPELVETISKFKHDFVIDGEILAMKDNSVLLFNDLQKRLNRKNVTKKLLQDVPVGFYIYDILEFNEDDIREKPMIERRSVLEQLFNSIEPQHNLKLSFLVDFTTWKDLYPIRENSRAINSEGLMLKQKASPYHTGRKKGDWWKWKVDPLTIDAVMIYAQKGSGRRSSKYTDYTFAVKKEDKLVTVAKAYSGLTDKEITEISRWVNKNAIEKFGPVRTVKPELVFEIAFEGIAFSNRHKSGVALRFPRIARWRKDKPVEDIDTIETVKQLITAP